A window of Chromohalobacter canadensis genomic DNA:
GTGACGACTTTCGTTTTGGCTGTGACCGAGCGGGCGATTTCGCATTGCTGCAACGCGTGGGCGAGCGCCGTGGTTTTGAGGTCGAGCATACGCGCACTTTTGCCCTCGATGATGAGCGCGTCTCAAGTACCCGGGTACGCACCATGCTAGCCAGCGGCAACTTCGCCCAGGCCGCGCGGTTGCTGGGGCGTCCCTACCAGCTCTCAGGGCGTGTGGTTGCCGACCGGCAGTTGGGGCGTACCATCGGCGTGCCTACCGCTAATCTGCCGTTGGCGTCGCGCTCCCTTGCACTACGCGGTATCTATGCCTGCGTCACGCGGCTGCCTGATGGCCGCGAGCTGCCGGGGGCGGCCAACATCGGCTGGCGTCCCACGGTAGGCAGTACGCGGCCGGTGTTGGAGGTGCATCTGTTCGATTTCGAAGGTGACCTCTATGGCCAGCGTCTTACGGTCGTGCCCTGTGCACGGCTGCGAGGCGAGGTCAATTTTGCGGGGCTGGAGGCCCTGACGCGTCAGATTCATGCCGATCTGGCGCAGGCACGTCGCTATTTTCGTGCGGCCACACCGCTCGATGCCACCGCACTCGAGCTGCCGTGCGCTTCGACTGGCTGGACTTATCCGCTGGCCTCGGCGCCCTTGGCGCCCGAGCCTTCGACTTCCGACTCCTCGGCCGGCTCTCGCCCGGCCGACCAAGACGATGGCTGACCTTCCGCTATGAGCGATTACAAACATACCCTGAACCTCCCCGAGACCGACTTCCCCATGCGTGGCATGTTGCCCAAGCGTGAGCCGGGGCGGGTATCGCAGTGGCAGGACATGAACCTCTACGAACGCTTGCGCGACGCGCGCGCCGGCCGCGAGAGCTTCGTGCTGCACGATGGCCCTCCCTACGCCAACGGCAGCATTCACATCGGTCACGCCGTCAACAAGATTCTCAAAGACATCGTCGTCAAGTCGAAGGCGCTGGCGGGGTACGATGCGCCTTATGTGCCAGGGTGGGACTGTCACGGGTTGCCCATCGAGCACAAGGTCGAGACTACTCACGGCAAGCATCTCGCCGCCGGCGAGGCGCGTGATCTATGCCGCGAGTACGCGGGCGCGCAGATCGAAGCGCAGAAGACCGACTTCGTGCGCTT
This region includes:
- the ribF gene encoding bifunctional riboflavin kinase/FAD synthetase: MELIRGLHNLREAGPCVATIGNFDGVHRGHQAILDQLKSRATALGLPMTVVVFEPQPREYFAGEQAPPRLSRLRDKVELLAEYGAERIVCLPFNAALRSLTADEFIERVLIRGLGVKHLVVGDDFRFGCDRAGDFALLQRVGERRGFEVEHTRTFALDDERVSSTRVRTMLASGNFAQAARLLGRPYQLSGRVVADRQLGRTIGVPTANLPLASRSLALRGIYACVTRLPDGRELPGAANIGWRPTVGSTRPVLEVHLFDFEGDLYGQRLTVVPCARLRGEVNFAGLEALTRQIHADLAQARRYFRAATPLDATALELPCASTGWTYPLASAPLAPEPSTSDSSAGSRPADQDDG